One Chloroflexota bacterium genomic window, TTATCTGCGAGACCCACCGCCGCCGCTATCGGGGTTCTGTCCATTGTGGGAAATGGCGCTACCAATGCCCCACCTGCTATGACCAGGCAGGCAGTCCCTGCCCCAGGCCCTACCTTTTTGGGCCCGAGCTAGAGGAGAAAGTCAAAGCTATATGTCGGCAGGTCCTGTCCTCTCCCGAGGTGTTAGAGCAGGAAATACGCCAGAGGGCAGGTCGGGTGGAGGCCACCTTGGAGTCTCTGCAAAACAGCCTCGCGACGCTGGACAGAAGGGGGGCCCGCAACCGGGACATGGAGGCCAACCTTCTGCTGGAACGGGCAAAGGGGAACGCCTCTCCCGAAGCGTATGAGCGCTGCCTGGCAATGCTGAAGGCGGAGCGAGTCTGGATTGCTGAGGAGCGTCAGCGCCTCCAGGCCCAACTGGACACAGCTCGGCAGGGGGAAGCTACGCTCTTCGCGTTGGCTCAGGTAAGGGAGAAGTTGGCGACCAAGCTGGATAGTGCCGCCAATGAGGACTGGCGGCTAATCTTCAGCGCCTTGGCCCTGGAGCTCCATGTTACCGAGCAGGGGAATGTTGAAGTCGCTCTGGCTTTACCTGTGGAAAAGCCCTCAATTGTATCAAGCGCCCCTTTGTCCGCCTCCGGGCCATGGCCGGGCTCCTCGGCCGCTACCGGGAGGGGGGGCTTTTTGAGGGCCTGAAAAGTGCCGTGGCCCTGGCGAGGAGCGCTTCTCAGGTTGAGGCCGCTCTCATGGTGCCCGGGCTGGGGCGGGCCAGGGCGGCGGCCATAGCGGTGAATGTCCTCCTGCCCTTCTTTTATGCTCTGGGCCTGGAGGGTGCCCGGGAGCTCTTCCTGGCCTATCCCCTGCGGGAGGAGAGCGGTCTGGTGCGGCAGATGAGGGAGCAGCTGGGGCTGGGGCCCCTCTCCCTGGCCTGCCAAGAGCAGGGCCTCCTCAGACTCTACCAGGCCTTCTGCCGGGAGGGAAGGTGCGGGGAGTGCCCGCTTTCGTAGTCCACCGCCACCAGGCCCGCCAGCTCCACTTTGACCTGCGGCTGGAGATGGAGGGGGTGCTGAGGAGCTGGGCGGTGCCCAAGGGACCGCCCCCAGCCCCCGGGGTAAAGCGCCTGGCCATCGCCGTGGAGGACCACCCCCTGGGGTACGGGGCCTTTGAGGGGGTCATCCCCGAGGGGATGTATGGGGCGGGGAGGGTGGAGATATGGGAGCGGGGGCAATACCATCTGCTGGAGGAGAAGCCCGACCGCCTGGTCTTCCGCCTGGAGGGTGAAAGGCTGCGGGGGGAATATGTCCTGCTTCATACCGGGGGTGACCAGTGGCTCTTCTTCCAGAGGAAGGCTTAGTTGCGATAACTCCCTAACAGAGTGAGCCGAGACCCTTCGCTTCGCTCAGGGTGACAACATAGCGTGTCATTCTGAGCATGGCGAAGAATCTCGTAGCGCTAAGTAGATACTGCTATCTTGCCAGGAGCAGTTTTCTGGCTATCTCCTCCACCCCCTGGCGCAAGGGTGAATCAGGGGGAAGCTCTTTCACGGGCTGGCCGCGGGCCTCCAGGTCGGCGAGGGCGGGGTCTTCGGGGAGGCGCTGCACCAGCTCCAGGCCCCCCTCCTCAATGACCTGGGATATCTCTGCCGAGATGGGCCCCTTCACCCGGTTCAGCACCAGGGCCACCCGCCCCACGGAAGTCCTGAGTTCCCGGATAAGCTCCTTCATCTTCCGGGCGGTGTAGACCCCCTTTACCGTGGGGTCCGATACCAGGAGCAGGAGGTCTATGTCCCTGGTGGTCTGGCGGGAGAGGTGCTCCATCCCGGCCTCGCAGTCTATCACCACGTAGTCATAGTGGCTCCCCAGCCGGTCTATTATCTGGCGGAGCATGTTGTTGGCGGCGCAGTAGCACCCCGGCCCCTCGGGCCGGCCCATGGCCAGGAGGTCTATCCCCGGGGACTCCGACAGGGCCTCCCGCACCTTCAGCTCTAGATAGTCCTGCTTGGGCAGGGAGGGGCTGAATTTTCCCCCCTTCACCAGAGTGAGCATCTCCTCCCGCGCCTGCCCCACCGTCTCCCCCAGGGAGAGGCCCAGGGCCAGGGGCAGGTTGGTGGAGGGGTCGGCATCTATGGCCAGCACCGTCCCCTTTCGGGAGAGGAGCTCAATGAGGAGGGCGGCCACGGTGGTCTTGCCCGTCCCGCCCTTTCCGGCCACGGCAATGCTCAGGGTCATCCCTTCTCCTCCAGCTGGGCCTTCACCGAGGGGAAGAGGTTGATATCAGTGTGTGGGAGGAAGAGGGCGGCGGTCATCTCGTTCATAAAGGTGTTGTCAGCGATGAGCTCCAGGTAGGTCATGCGGCGGGCTATCTCTTCGGCCTGGGCCCTGGCGTACTTGGAGATGAGGACCTGTATGGCCCCGGCCAGGGAGGTATTGCCCAGGAAGTGGAACTTTTCCCAGGGCAGGTCGGGGAGGAGGCCTATCTGGATGGCGCTCTCCACATTTATGTGCTGGCCGAAAGCCCCGCCGATGAGGACCTGCTCTATCTGGTGGAATTCTATGCCCAGGGTCCGGGCCAGGACGGCGATGCCGGCGTAAATAGCGGCCTTGGTGCGGAGGAGGCTGTTGATGTCCACCTCGGAGATGGCGATGTCCTCCCCCGCATCCGTCTCCTCGGCCCAGGCCAGGACATACTCGGTCCCGTGCTCCCCCCGGCGTGCCCGGGGGCGCTCGGGGGTGCGGGAGACCACGAAGTCCCCGGCGATCTTCCCCGCCCGGTCCATGACCCCGGTGAGGAACATCTCGGAAAGAACGGTTATCAGGCCGGAGCCGCAGATGCCCTGGGGGGGCCTGTCCCCAATCACCCGGAGGGTGGGCTGGAGGGTGGCGGAGTGGATGCGGACCTCCTCTATGGCGCCGGGGATGGCCCTCATCCCCCACCTCATCCCCGCCCCCTCAAAAGCAGGCCCCGCCGAGCAGGCGCAGGTGGTCATGAACTCCTTGTTCCCCAGGACGATTTCCCCGTTGGTCCCCACATCCAGGAAGAGGGTAAGCCTGTCAGCCCGGTAGAGGCAAGAGGCCAGGACCCCGGCGGTGATATCCCCCCCCACATAGGCGGCCACGGCGGGGAGGGCATAGACCGGGGCCTGGGGGTTGATATTGACCCCCACCTCCCCCGCCCGGACCTCGGGGAAGAAGGAGGTGGTGGGGACATAGGGCTCCTCCCTGATAGGTTTGGGGTAGAGGCCCAGGAAGAGGTGGGTCATAGTGGTATTGCCCGCCACCACCATGGCCTCCACCTCCCCCGGTTCAAAGCTGTGGGCCCGGGCCAGCTCCAGGAGGAGGGAGTTGATGGTGTCCGTCACCAGCCCCTGGAGCTCCTTGAGCCCTTCCCCCTTCTCGCTATAGACGATGCGGGAGATGATGTCCTCCCCCCGCAGGACCTGCCGGTTGCGGGCGGAGGCGCCCCCCAGGCTTCTGCCGGAGCGCAGGTCCACCACCTCCATGACCACGTTGGTGGTCCCGATGTCCACCGCGAGGCCCAGGAGGGGCCCTTTCTTCTTCCCAGGGGAGAGGTTGACCAGCCGGGCCTCCCCATCGGGGAGGTAGAGGTCCAGGGTCACCTTCCATTCCCCTTCCCTGAGGGCGCGGGCCAGGCGCTGGAGGTTGGGGAGCTCCACCCTGAGCCGGTCCAGGCCCTCCTTCTGGGCCAGGGCACGGCGCAGGCGGTCCAGGTCCGTGGCGGGGTCCTCCAGGGTGGCGGGGGGTAGCTCCAGGAATACCTGGCGGAGGGAGGGATAGAAGGGGAGGGGACAGGGGACGGGGGCGGCCCGGCGGCTGGCGGCGCTCTCCACCGCTACCCTTTCCCTTTCCTTTAGCGGCGGCACCGTCAGCACCAGGTCCCCTGCCACCCGGGCAGTGCAGGCCAGGACCCAGCCATCCTGCTGCTGTTTCTGGGTGAGGTGGGGGTTCTCCCGCCGGGTGGCCTCACCCTCCTGGATGCGCACCAGGCACCGGCCACAGCGCCCCTGGCCCCCGCAGGGGGTATCGATGATGACCCCCGCCCGGGTGGCGGCGTCCAGGATAAGCGTCCCGGGGGGGGCCGTGACCTCCCTGTTTTCAGGGAGGAATAGAATCCGGCAGGCCCCTTTCTCCAAATCGTCCTCCCTGAGGTATTCTAAGGCGCTCTCAGGTGGGCTGCTGGTCTAGTTCTTCCAGTGCTGCTTCAGGAAGCCCCCGATGTCCATGGCCTCGGGGGGCCCTACCAGGACCTGCCATCCGGGCAGCTCCTCCTCCAGCTCCCCCTTGAGAACTGCCACCTTGCCCGGGAGGATGAGGGAGTGGTGAGAGACCGTCTCCCCCGCCTTGAACTCCTTCACCGTCTTGGCTATCCTGGCGGCATCAAACTTCCCCGCCGCCCAGGCGGTGAGGACGGAGAGCCCCTCGGTGTCGCACACCAGGAGCCAGGAGGGGAAGCCCGAGGACTCCAGCTCCCCGGCAATTGAGAAATAGGTGAGGGAGAAGTTGGTGGTAACACACAAGGGGCTGGCCTCCTTGGGGGCCCCCAGCTGATAGACCCCCGGCTGCACCTGGATGGGCTTCTGGGGGTCGGTATAGATGTTCAGGCGCAGGGCGAGGAGGGGATAGGCCAGGGAGGGGGAGAAACGGTCCAGCACAATAACCCCGGCGTATTTGGCAACCTGCTGGGCCGCCAGGAGGGCCTCCTCCTCCTGGTCCTTTGCCCCCTCCCCGGGGAAGGTGATGACGGGGTGGCCAAGGGGGCGGAAGTTCTTTTTTAAGGCCAGCCTCCTTATCTGAGTAAGGGTGACCAGGGAGGAGGCGAAGTCCCTGGCCCCCGGGTCCAGGACGATGTCCTCCACCCCCTTCTGGCTTATCTTCTCCACCTGCCCTGCCAGGGCCTCCAGGCCCGAGGGCTCCGCCACCGCCAGGGGGCACTTATACTTCAGGGCCAACTCTGCCATAGCCTCCCAGTTGTCCCTGGTGGCGGCGTAGAGGAGGGGGCGGCGGGGGGCAACCTTCTCCAGGA contains:
- a CDS encoding acetyl-CoA decarbonylase/synthase complex subunit gamma translates to MPLTGIEIYKHLPKTNCKECSFPTCLAFAMKVAQKAVPITQCPYLSPEARAALEAAARPPIHLVTIGADKRKIEVGNEVVMFRHEKTFYHPPGIVVRLKDTTPVEELKRRAQEIASYQVERVGMKLGLDGLALENASGDPSALARALEAVDGQGDLPLVLMAGPGALAQVLEKVAPRRPLLYAATRDNWEAMAELALKYKCPLAVAEPSGLEALAGQVEKISQKGVEDIVLDPGARDFASSLVTLTQIRRLALKKNFRPLGHPVITFPGEGAKDQEEEALLAAQQVAKYAGVIVLDRFSPSLAYPLLALRLNIYTDPQKPIQVQPGVYQLGAPKEASPLCVTTNFSLTYFSIAGELESSGFPSWLLVCDTEGLSVLTAWAAGKFDAARIAKTVKEFKAGETVSHHSLILPGKVAVLKGELEEELPGWQVLVGPPEAMDIGGFLKQHWKN
- a CDS encoding AAA family ATPase → MTLSIAVAGKGGTGKTTVAALLIELLSRKGTVLAIDADPSTNLPLALGLSLGETVGQAREEMLTLVKGGKFSPSLPKQDYLELKVREALSESPGIDLLAMGRPEGPGCYCAANNMLRQIIDRLGSHYDYVVIDCEAGMEHLSRQTTRDIDLLLLVSDPTVKGVYTARKMKELIRELRTSVGRVALVLNRVKGPISAEISQVIEEGGLELVQRLPEDPALADLEARGQPVKELPPDSPLRQGVEEIARKLLLAR
- a CDS encoding DUF4445 domain-containing protein produces the protein MEKGACRILFLPENREVTAPPGTLILDAATRAGVIIDTPCGGQGRCGRCLVRIQEGEATRRENPHLTQKQQQDGWVLACTARVAGDLVLTVPPLKERERVAVESAASRRAAPVPCPLPFYPSLRQVFLELPPATLEDPATDLDRLRRALAQKEGLDRLRVELPNLQRLARALREGEWKVTLDLYLPDGEARLVNLSPGKKKGPLLGLAVDIGTTNVVMEVVDLRSGRSLGGASARNRQVLRGEDIISRIVYSEKGEGLKELQGLVTDTINSLLLELARAHSFEPGEVEAMVVAGNTTMTHLFLGLYPKPIREEPYVPTTSFFPEVRAGEVGVNINPQAPVYALPAVAAYVGGDITAGVLASCLYRADRLTLFLDVGTNGEIVLGNKEFMTTCACSAGPAFEGAGMRWGMRAIPGAIEEVRIHSATLQPTLRVIGDRPPQGICGSGLITVLSEMFLTGVMDRAGKIAGDFVVSRTPERPRARRGEHGTEYVLAWAEETDAGEDIAISEVDINSLLRTKAAIYAGIAVLARTLGIEFHQIEQVLIGGAFGQHINVESAIQIGLLPDLPWEKFHFLGNTSLAGAIQVLISKYARAQAEEIARRMTYLELIADNTFMNEMTAALFLPHTDINLFPSVKAQLEEKG